In the genome of Mytilus edulis chromosome 3, xbMytEdul2.2, whole genome shotgun sequence, one region contains:
- the LOC139515205 gene encoding cyclic GMP-AMP synthase-like receptor 2, whose amino-acid sequence MSVNTDSMHFYHYLCHKIGSEKEVKARRLTFMATDTSNGVQVSSGSKSEGLNLKGSDIDLMFIDPGYKVYESETDIFQSQETVLLMDTADTPPCFTRLRLYTNYNWLYNDVKEVLVQHGMECFMSNDLFKQKYLKLTSPCITFMNKIHGPCLSAGDDRYDNAYCLKMDKWISQAVPWINRPRSSWLSPEIISKITVNGVLFVPIGFKNSIHEDLEWRISFSVAEKFLIFSFNHTQLLCYALLKIVLKEIIEKNENLKGLLCSYYLKTLMFWISDDTNPTDWRPDNIIPCFMSCLKRLLYCIEYSTLLHYFITDFNFFCLRLNTEVEKKKSLSNLLRNLYQQGIQCFSASETLHGYARLSTTTTSQFNITSKLIHDVLEICNDCPASFDETSISICLNRLLHYCKTDLSKVFLYYLSKAHQHKPQIQHTHNSQSNKQQYSRYKYDLSHLLVGVHSDAVAGWLMLASFFYVHDKYLTSLCIINYALLQITDEKCENRFKTMVETMPRIIFTPEQESAIDMIKNEKLITTLKSLTISKLRFECMSQIIPKELQHDVMTYLVDFHPSSFAHFLRFLCLFHLHEHIACEDALQQLLHANNNILCDKERPNFLFLHSNIFVGIAGQMIGKTFLAETYFTFAAKFDKFNRTTAGKRFRELLT is encoded by the coding sequence ATGTCAGTAAATACAGACTCCATGCATTTTTATCACTATCTGTGTCACAAGATTGGGTCTGAAAAAGAAGTGAAGGCTAGGAGGTTAACTTTTATGGCTACTGATACATCTAATGGTGTGCAAGTTAGCAGTGGCAGCAAAAGTGAAGGACTTAATTTAAAAGGCAGTGACATTGATTTGATGTTCATAGACCCTGGTTATAAAGTGTATGAATCTGAAACAGATATTTTCCAGAGTCAAGAAACAGTGTTATTAATGGACACTGCAGACACACCGCCATGTTTTACACGTCTACGTTTATATACCAATTACAACTGGTTATATAATGATGTGAAGGAAGTGCTAGTGCAGCATGGAATGGAGTGTTTCATGTCAAATGaccttttcaaacaaaaatatctgaaACTTACGTCTCCCTGTAttacttttatgaataaaatccatGGTCCATGCTTATCAGCTGGCGATGATAGGTATGATAATGCATATTGCCTCAAAATGGACAAATGGATATCGCAAGCAGTACCATGGATCAATAGACCACGTTCATCATGGTTGTCACCTGAAATCATTTCGAAAATAACTGTAAATGGTGTTTTATTTGTACCAATTGGGTTTAAGAATTCAATACATGAGGATTTGGAATGGCGTATATCATTTTCTGTAGCTGAGAAATTCCTGATATTTTCTTTCAATCATACCCAGTTGCTTTGTTATGCTTTACTTAAAATagttctgaaagaaataatagagaagaatgaaaatttaaaaggTTTACTTTGTTCATACTACCTAAAGACATTGATGTTTTGGATTTCTGATGACACAAATCCCACCGATTGGAGACCAGACAATATTATACCATGTTTTATGTCATGTTTGAAGAGACTTTTATACTGTATAGAGTATTCCACATTGTTACATTATTTCATTActgactttaattttttttgcctGCGTTTAAATACAGAGGTTGAAAAAAAGAAGAGTTTATCCAACTTGCTTAGGAATTTATATCAACAAGGAATTCAGTGTTTCTCAGCCTCTGAAACACTCCATGGTTACGCTAGATTATCAACAACAACCACTTCTCAATTTAACATCACTTCTAAACTTATACATGATGTACTCGAAATTTGCAATGATTGTCCTGCTTCATTTGATGAAACCAGTATATCTATATGTCTGAATCGTTTGCTTCATTATTGTAAAACAGATTTGTCCAAAGTTTTTCTATATTACTTGTCAAAAGCACACCAGCATAAACCACAAATTCAACATACTCACAACTCACAAAGCAACAAACAGCAATACTCTCGGTACAAATATGACTTAAGTCATCTGTTAGTAGGCGTGCATTCAGATGCAGTAGCAGGCTGGTTGATGTTGGCTTCTTTCTTTTACGTCCACGACAAGTACTTAACATCATTATGTATTATAAACTATGCTTTGTTACAAATCACAgatgaaaaatgtgaaaatcgATTTAAAACAATGGTTGAAACGATGCCTAGGATCATTTTTACACCAGAACAGGAATCTGCAATTGAcatgataaaaaatgaaaagcTTATAACAACCTTAAAATCTTTAACGATCAGTAAACTTCGATTTGAATGTATGTCACAAATTATTCCAAAAGAACTACAACATGATGTCATGACATATCTAGTTGACTTCCATCCATCGAGTTTTGCACATTTCCTCAGATTTTTGTGCCTCTTCCATCTACATGAACATATTGCCTGTGAAGATGCTTTGCAGCAGTTGCTTCATGCAAATAACAATATACTTTGCGACAAGGAACGgccaaattttttatttttgcattcaAACATATTTGTTGGAATAGCAGGACAGATGATTGGTAAAACATTCCTAGCAGAAACGTATTTTACTTTTGCTGCTAAATTTGACAAATTCAATCGGACTACTGCTGGAAAAAGATTTCGTGAACTTTTAACGTGA